One Streptosporangium sp. NBC_01495 DNA window includes the following coding sequences:
- a CDS encoding MBL fold metallo-hydrolase, with the protein MNIHHLNCGSVRQIEATYDGPLPAHAVSHCLLVETDSDGLVLIETGLGLDNVRNPGGTLDTDWVEMVQPVLAEEETAVRQIALLGYSPDDVRHIIVTHLDVDHSGGLPDFPDAQVHVLAAELEAAIVEAPNPRYRPAHWAHNPKWVPYTPEPGEEWFGFTSVQPKGLSPEIRLVPLGGHTAGHTGVAVHEGDRWLLHCGDAYYYHRELETDPHPHPMLDIVQTRSEVHRDLRLGTQARLRELVRDHGDEVSVFSAHDPWELDRYR; encoded by the coding sequence ATGAACATCCACCACCTCAACTGCGGGTCCGTACGGCAGATCGAGGCGACCTACGACGGCCCGCTTCCCGCACACGCCGTCAGCCACTGCCTGCTGGTCGAGACCGACTCCGACGGACTGGTCCTCATCGAGACCGGCCTCGGCCTCGACAATGTCCGCAACCCGGGCGGCACCCTCGACACCGACTGGGTCGAGATGGTTCAGCCCGTACTGGCCGAGGAGGAGACCGCCGTACGCCAGATCGCCCTGCTGGGATATTCACCCGACGACGTACGCCACATCATCGTGACCCACCTCGACGTCGACCACAGCGGTGGCCTGCCCGACTTCCCGGACGCCCAGGTCCATGTCCTCGCCGCCGAGCTCGAAGCGGCGATCGTCGAGGCGCCCAATCCCCGCTACCGCCCCGCCCACTGGGCACACAACCCGAAGTGGGTTCCCTACACCCCCGAACCGGGCGAGGAGTGGTTCGGGTTCACCTCCGTCCAGCCGAAGGGCCTGTCGCCGGAGATCCGGCTCGTCCCGCTCGGCGGTCATACCGCCGGCCACACCGGAGTCGCCGTACATGAAGGCGATCGCTGGCTCCTGCACTGTGGTGACGCCTACTACTATCACCGGGAACTGGAGACCGATCCGCACCCGCACCCCATGCTCGACATCGTGCAGACCAGATCGGAAGTCCACCGCGACCTGCGACTCGGCACCCAGGCCCGGCTGCGCGAGCTCGTCCGCGACCACGGCGACGAGGTCTCGGTCTTCAGCGCCCACGACCCGTGGGAGCTGGACCGTTACCGCTGA
- the cydD gene encoding thiol reductant ABC exporter subunit CydD yields MHKDLVRLALGERAVRRHLAVCLAAAVLTGLLVLVQAELLAGVLSGRFAAPALVLLALVVGVRALLTLGQGIAAGRMTTGVKSALRHRLLARLRDLGPVRPASQRSGELVTLTGRGLDALDPYLSGYLPAVAVAGVVPIAVLVRLFTADLASAVIVLVTLPLIPIFGALVGMHTKAVTERQWKALSRLGGHFLDVVRGLPTLRAFGRARYQAEVIRRVADAHRVATMRTLRVAFLSSLVLELAASLSLALVAVPVGLRLLSGSLDLSTALLVLLLAPEAYLPLRNMGGRFHAAMEGVAAADEAFSVLDGETGAAKVSGTSEVPEVFEVSEVSEVSEAGLPRDGQAGTRTAAGTPRKPGPGPESGPAPGSGAGRAPEIRLEHVTVRYPDREEAALEDVSLVIAPGERVALVGESGAGKSTLLHLLLGFVTPSEGRVLVDGAEIGDHDSWRARLAFVPQRPHLFATSVADNIGLGAPGATIGEIRAAARAAQADEFVTALPEGYDTVLGERGTNLSAGQRQRVALARAFCRPDAGLLLLDEPTARLDGRSEGAVVSATRDLAEGRTAVIVAHRPAMIDLADRVIRIADGRVVAGERPRAGTREEISS; encoded by the coding sequence ATGCACAAGGATCTCGTACGGCTGGCACTGGGCGAGCGGGCCGTCCGCCGTCACCTGGCCGTGTGCCTGGCCGCCGCCGTCCTGACCGGGCTGCTCGTCCTCGTCCAGGCGGAGCTGCTCGCCGGGGTGCTGTCCGGGCGGTTCGCGGCCCCGGCCCTGGTCCTGCTGGCGCTGGTCGTCGGCGTCCGGGCGCTGCTCACCCTGGGGCAGGGGATCGCCGCCGGGCGCATGACCACCGGGGTGAAGTCCGCCCTGCGGCACCGCCTGCTGGCGCGGCTGCGGGATCTGGGCCCCGTCAGGCCGGCCTCCCAGCGCTCGGGCGAGCTGGTGACCCTGACCGGCCGGGGTCTGGACGCCCTCGACCCCTACCTGTCGGGCTACCTGCCCGCGGTGGCCGTCGCGGGCGTCGTGCCGATCGCGGTGCTCGTCCGATTGTTCACCGCCGACCTGGCCAGCGCGGTGATCGTGCTGGTCACGCTGCCGCTCATCCCGATCTTCGGGGCGCTGGTCGGCATGCACACCAAGGCCGTGACCGAACGCCAGTGGAAGGCCCTGTCCCGCCTCGGCGGGCACTTCCTGGACGTGGTCAGGGGCCTTCCCACGCTGCGCGCCTTCGGCAGGGCCCGCTACCAGGCGGAGGTGATCCGGCGGGTGGCCGACGCCCACCGGGTCGCGACGATGCGCACGCTGCGGGTGGCGTTCCTGTCCTCGCTGGTGCTGGAGCTGGCCGCGTCCCTGTCACTGGCCCTGGTCGCCGTCCCGGTGGGCCTGCGGCTGCTGTCCGGTTCCCTGGACCTGTCGACCGCGCTGCTGGTCCTGCTCCTGGCGCCGGAGGCGTACCTGCCGCTGCGCAACATGGGTGGCAGGTTCCACGCGGCGATGGAGGGGGTAGCCGCCGCCGACGAGGCGTTCTCCGTACTCGACGGCGAGACCGGGGCGGCGAAGGTCTCGGGGACCTCAGAGGTCCCTGAGGTCTTCGAGGTCTCCGAGGTCTCCGAGGTCTCCGAGGCGGGGCTTCCGCGCGACGGGCAGGCGGGCACGCGTACGGCGGCGGGAACCCCGCGGAAACCGGGACCTGGACCGGAATCGGGACCGGCGCCGGGATCCGGGGCGGGAAGGGCGCCGGAGATCCGGCTGGAGCACGTCACGGTGCGCTACCCGGACCGGGAGGAGGCCGCGCTGGAGGACGTGTCGCTGGTGATCGCGCCCGGTGAACGGGTGGCGCTGGTCGGCGAGAGCGGAGCGGGCAAGAGCACCCTGCTCCACCTGCTGCTCGGCTTCGTCACCCCCTCGGAGGGCAGGGTGCTGGTCGACGGTGCCGAGATCGGTGACCACGACTCCTGGCGCGCGCGACTGGCGTTCGTACCGCAGCGCCCGCACCTCTTCGCCACCTCGGTGGCCGACAACATCGGGCTCGGCGCCCCCGGCGCGACCATCGGCGAGATCAGGGCCGCGGCGCGGGCCGCGCAGGCCGACGAGTTCGTCACGGCGCTGCCGGAGGGGTACGACACCGTGCTCGGCGAGCGGGGGACGAACCTGTCGGCCGGGCAACGGCAGCGGGTCGCGCTGGCCCGCGCGTTCTGCCGCCCGGACGCCGGGCTGCTCCTGCTGGACGAGCCGACCGCGCGACTCGACGGCCGCAGCGAGGGCGCGGTCGTGAGCGCGACCCGCGACCTCGCCGAGGGCCGCACCGCCGTGATCGTCGCCCACCGGCCCGCGATGATCGACCTGGCCGACCGGGTGATCCGGATCGCCGACGGCCGCGTGGTGGCCGGGGAGAGACCCCGGGCGGGGACACGAGAGGAGATCTCCTCGTGA
- a CDS encoding pentapeptide repeat-containing protein, which translates to MRTLDVGWVTCAASPECAGSARQPYGRCLAHLDTAELDEVVHGLSPGSAVDLRATVVGRDLLERILTATRGRLGRARFDWATFPESVRFGDIAFGGDVSFDHAHFRRLASFFNARFARNASFREARFDRGLSLHGVAITGHAAFDRVSIDGDALFGGALFNRTASFENADFHGFVTFDGTGFAGDATLRGCRFRRTVSFRKTSFGGLAGFDGARFSSGGYLAPISVGRHLTLAGAWAGKGLDVTTGGCSVDLRRLEVGGRLTVRLDDAEADLEGATLHGPATVRGRDGARVTSLHEVDAEELELADLDLSTCLFTGIRHPEGLRMSGCALAVVPRGARLGLRWWSLWRAPDHG; encoded by the coding sequence ATGAGAACTCTGGACGTGGGTTGGGTCACCTGCGCCGCCTCCCCGGAGTGCGCCGGATCCGCGCGGCAGCCGTACGGGCGCTGCCTGGCCCATCTGGACACCGCCGAGCTCGACGAGGTCGTCCACGGCCTTTCCCCCGGCTCCGCCGTCGACCTGCGGGCCACCGTCGTCGGCAGGGATCTGCTGGAGCGGATCCTCACCGCCACCCGAGGGCGCCTGGGCCGGGCCCGGTTCGACTGGGCGACCTTTCCCGAGAGCGTGCGCTTCGGCGACATCGCGTTCGGCGGGGACGTCTCGTTCGACCACGCGCACTTCCGGCGCCTCGCCTCGTTCTTCAACGCCCGTTTCGCGCGCAACGCCTCTTTCAGGGAGGCCAGGTTCGACCGGGGGCTGTCCCTGCACGGTGTCGCCATCACCGGGCACGCGGCCTTCGACCGGGTCTCCATCGACGGTGACGCCCTGTTCGGAGGGGCCCTCTTCAACCGGACCGCGTCGTTCGAGAACGCCGACTTCCATGGCTTCGTCACCTTCGACGGCACCGGCTTCGCGGGCGACGCGACCCTGAGGGGGTGCAGGTTCCGCCGTACGGTGTCCTTCCGCAAGACGAGTTTCGGCGGGCTGGCCGGGTTCGACGGGGCGCGTTTCTCCTCGGGCGGCTACCTCGCCCCGATCTCGGTCGGCCGCCACCTGACCCTCGCCGGGGCGTGGGCGGGCAAGGGCCTCGATGTGACGACGGGCGGGTGCTCGGTGGACCTGCGGCGCCTGGAGGTGGGCGGGCGGCTCACCGTCCGGCTCGACGACGCCGAGGCCGACCTGGAGGGGGCGACCCTGCACGGCCCCGCCACGGTACGGGGCCGGGACGGCGCCCGGGTGACCTCGCTGCACGAGGTGGACGCCGAGGAGCTGGAACTCGCCGACCTGGACCTCAGCACCTGCCTCTTCACCGGCATCCGCCATCCCGAGGGGTTGCGGATGAGCGGCTGCGCACTCGCCGTCGTCCCGCGCGGGGCGCGTCTGGGGTTGCGCTGGTGGTCCCTGTGGCGCGCCCCCGACCACGGGTGA
- a CDS encoding HAMP domain-containing sensor histidine kinase, which yields MRRQMSAITAGDLSLRLPTPAGRDEIARLARTVNQTLTMLEEAMSKQRRFTSTTSHELRTPLAGLRVQLEEALTYPGDVDPQESIRAAPAATDRLKTIVNDLLLMARLHSGQPALSEPIDLGALVTEETAPRTPGVPVRIRVLPGVWVHGSRIQLIRVLDNLLANARRHAHSLVEVVVEPVSGQAVVSVSDDGAGIADADRERVFERFTRLADARRRDPGGSGLGLAISRDIAHAHHGSLRVEDSPQGARFVLRLPLAESD from the coding sequence ATTCGCCGGCAGATGTCCGCCATCACCGCCGGCGACCTGAGCCTGCGCCTGCCCACCCCCGCGGGCAGGGACGAGATCGCCCGGCTGGCCCGTACCGTCAACCAGACCCTGACCATGCTGGAGGAGGCGATGAGCAAGCAGCGCCGGTTCACCTCCACCACCTCCCACGAACTCAGGACCCCGCTCGCCGGGCTGCGTGTCCAGTTGGAGGAGGCGCTGACCTACCCCGGCGACGTCGATCCGCAGGAGAGCATCCGGGCCGCGCCGGCGGCCACCGACCGGCTGAAGACGATCGTCAATGACCTGCTGCTGATGGCCCGCCTCCATTCCGGGCAACCGGCGCTCTCCGAGCCGATTGATCTGGGCGCACTGGTGACCGAGGAGACGGCGCCGCGGACTCCTGGCGTGCCGGTACGGATCCGGGTGCTCCCCGGGGTGTGGGTCCACGGCTCACGGATCCAGCTGATCCGTGTCCTGGACAACCTGCTGGCCAACGCGCGCCGTCACGCGCACAGCCTCGTCGAGGTGGTTGTGGAACCGGTGTCCGGCCAGGCCGTCGTGTCGGTGAGCGACGACGGCGCCGGCATCGCGGACGCCGACCGCGAGCGCGTCTTCGAACGCTTCACCCGCCTGGCCGACGCCCGTCGCCGCGACCCCGGCGGCAGCGGGCTCGGCCTGGCCATCTCCCGCGACATCGCGCACGCTCACCACGGATCCCTGCGGGTCGAGGACTCTCCCCAGGGCGCCCGCTTCGTTTTGCGCCTGCCTCTGGCGGAGTCAGACTGA
- a CDS encoding cytochrome d ubiquinol oxidase subunit II has product MDILWLGVFALLLIGYFALEGFDIGLGMLLPVLGRTQRDRDGIVAAMAPFVLANEVWLVAVAGVLFGVFPSIEGDVLFGLYPLVVSLLVSWIVRDAGLWFRRRADGGAWRATWDWAIVVGSYGLALSWGMALVAVAGGLTGSAISLPGLAGGLVVAALLAFHGWTFASWRLPGRVTGARRTGRALLLSACAAAAPVAVLLAVLAPWLLDRTAPAGTLNVLSVMILPFAPVMVGGQVWVWRTFGPGRAASDRVPSFF; this is encoded by the coding sequence GTGGACATCCTCTGGCTAGGCGTGTTCGCACTCCTGCTGATCGGCTACTTCGCCCTGGAGGGCTTCGACATCGGCCTGGGCATGCTGCTCCCCGTACTCGGCAGGACACAGCGGGACCGGGACGGGATCGTCGCCGCCATGGCGCCGTTCGTCCTGGCCAACGAGGTGTGGCTGGTGGCCGTGGCGGGCGTGCTGTTCGGCGTGTTCCCCTCGATCGAGGGAGATGTGCTGTTCGGCCTCTATCCGCTGGTGGTCTCCCTGCTGGTGTCGTGGATCGTGCGCGACGCCGGGCTCTGGTTCCGCCGCCGCGCCGACGGGGGCGCGTGGCGGGCGACCTGGGACTGGGCGATCGTCGTCGGCTCGTACGGCCTGGCGCTGAGCTGGGGCATGGCCCTGGTCGCGGTGGCCGGCGGCCTGACGGGATCCGCGATCAGCCTGCCGGGACTGGCGGGCGGGCTGGTGGTGGCCGCGCTGCTCGCCTTCCACGGCTGGACGTTCGCCTCGTGGCGGCTGCCAGGCCGGGTGACCGGCGCGCGCCGCACCGGGCGGGCGCTCCTGCTCTCCGCGTGCGCCGCCGCGGCGCCCGTCGCGGTGCTGCTCGCCGTACTCGCCCCCTGGCTGCTCGACCGTACGGCGCCCGCCGGGACGCTAAATGTGTTGAGTGTCATGATTCTGCCCTTCGCGCCGGTCATGGTGGGTGGGCAAGTATGGGTGTGGCGGACGTTCGGCCCCGGGCGCGCCGCCTCCGATCGGGTTCCGTCGTTCTTCTGA
- a CDS encoding alpha/beta fold hydrolase produces MRIRDLEVREGTLANGLPYYAFGDGAPLVVLRWFTPAHTNPTGVARGVELRVLAPLARHFRVYAVGRAPGMVLGTTMADIAARHAEALRAEFDGPVDVMGLSSGGSVALQMAADHPDVVRALVVAGAAHRLTPRVRRLQRRYTEAVAAGRRGLQHQAVTAAASPAGRALAGALLWLLDPLARPDDPSDMLAFARAEEGFDLTGRLADLVAPTLIIGGEKDLDYPVELFRETAEGARDGRLITYPGLGHLGAFRSRRFAGDVATFLAGTGPGETTRPIS; encoded by the coding sequence GTGAGGATCAGGGACCTTGAGGTGCGGGAGGGCACCCTGGCCAACGGCCTGCCCTACTACGCCTTCGGCGACGGCGCGCCGCTCGTCGTGCTGCGCTGGTTCACCCCCGCCCACACCAACCCGACCGGGGTGGCGCGCGGCGTGGAACTGCGGGTGCTGGCCCCGCTGGCCCGCCACTTCCGGGTGTACGCCGTCGGCCGCGCTCCCGGCATGGTCCTCGGAACCACCATGGCCGACATCGCCGCCCGGCACGCAGAGGCCCTCCGCGCGGAGTTCGACGGACCCGTCGACGTGATGGGCCTGTCGTCGGGGGGTTCGGTGGCGCTGCAGATGGCGGCCGACCACCCGGACGTGGTCCGCGCGCTGGTCGTGGCCGGTGCGGCGCACAGACTCACGCCGCGCGTCAGGCGGCTCCAGCGCCGCTACACCGAGGCGGTCGCCGCCGGGCGGCGCGGCCTGCAGCACCAGGCGGTCACGGCCGCCGCCTCGCCCGCCGGGCGGGCCCTGGCCGGGGCGCTGCTGTGGCTGCTGGATCCGCTGGCACGCCCCGACGACCCTAGCGACATGCTCGCCTTCGCCCGCGCGGAGGAAGGGTTCGACCTGACCGGCCGCCTCGCCGACCTCGTCGCCCCCACCCTGATCATCGGTGGCGAGAAGGACTTGGACTACCCGGTCGAGCTCTTCAGGGAGACCGCCGAGGGCGCCCGCGACGGCCGCCTGATCACCTATCCCGGCCTCGGCCACCTGGGAGCCTTCCGCAGCAGGCGGTTCGCCGGAGACGTCGCGACCTTCCTGGCGGGAACCGGCCCGGGGGAGACCACCCGCCCGATCTCCTAG
- a CDS encoding MerR family transcriptional regulator: MVETLLDIAEVAERSGLAPSALRFYENRSLIASAGRNGLRRTYRPDVLERLALIACARGAGFTIAEIARLLRATPDDTELRTRMADKARELEEDIARLTRMRNGLRHASTCTHEPLVACPDFKRSFERPRISRLHPRVPDGGSR, translated from the coding sequence GTGGTGGAGACGTTGCTGGACATCGCCGAGGTGGCCGAGCGTTCCGGGCTGGCGCCTTCGGCGCTGCGGTTCTACGAGAACAGGAGCCTCATCGCCTCGGCCGGCCGCAACGGCCTGCGCCGTACCTACCGGCCCGACGTCCTTGAGCGCCTCGCCCTCATCGCCTGCGCCCGCGGTGCCGGGTTCACGATCGCCGAGATCGCCAGGCTTCTGCGGGCCACGCCCGACGACACCGAGTTGCGCACGCGGATGGCGGACAAGGCACGGGAACTGGAGGAGGACATCGCCCGGCTCACCCGGATGCGCAACGGTCTCCGCCACGCCTCGACGTGTACGCACGAACCGCTCGTGGCGTGCCCCGACTTCAAGCGCAGCTTCGAAAGGCCGCGGATTTCGCGGCTGCACCCGCGCGTACCTGACGGGGGGAGCAGGTGA
- a CDS encoding PadR family transcriptional regulator — translation MNTDALRGHMDALLLSVLEHEPLHGYAIIEALQARSGGALNVPTGTVYPALRRLEQAGYLASEWATVGGRKRRTYRLTSSGRTALAGERSAWREFAGVIGSVLEPRTTR, via the coding sequence GTGAACACCGACGCGCTCCGCGGTCACATGGACGCCCTGCTGCTCTCCGTGCTGGAGCACGAGCCGCTGCACGGCTACGCGATCATCGAGGCGCTCCAGGCGCGCAGCGGCGGCGCGCTGAACGTGCCGACGGGCACGGTCTACCCGGCGCTGCGACGGCTGGAGCAGGCGGGATACCTGGCCAGCGAGTGGGCCACGGTGGGCGGGCGCAAGCGGCGCACCTATCGGCTGACCTCCTCGGGACGCACGGCCCTCGCCGGCGAGCGTTCCGCCTGGCGGGAGTTCGCCGGAGTCATCGGCAGCGTCCTGGAGCCGCGCACCACCCGCTGA
- a CDS encoding permease prefix domain 1-containing protein, producing MAGTGVIEDYVTGLSRTLRGPRRPKLDMITEARDSLLDTAEALEGGGLRREEAERAAVEEFGSIREIAPGYQEELSNAAGRRLAALLFVSVPLTAIMWSVIWKIFPSAPTAYESMPDWFVPVARGVDMLQMFIGVIGGLTLFALRRGLRRIRRPRLVTRSLALFVWAMLPVMLVSCGALMYGSRGSADFSGYPPGVGASLVSYAIWLLQLYGAFHCLRVTRREPAPATA from the coding sequence ATGGCAGGCACCGGGGTCATCGAGGATTACGTGACCGGGCTCAGCCGCACTCTCAGGGGTCCTCGGCGACCGAAGCTCGACATGATCACCGAGGCGCGCGACAGCCTGCTCGACACCGCCGAGGCGCTGGAGGGCGGCGGTCTGAGGCGCGAGGAGGCCGAGCGGGCCGCCGTCGAGGAGTTCGGGTCGATCCGCGAGATCGCGCCCGGCTACCAGGAGGAGCTGTCCAACGCGGCGGGACGGAGGCTGGCCGCCCTGCTGTTCGTCAGCGTGCCGCTCACCGCGATCATGTGGAGCGTGATCTGGAAGATCTTTCCCTCCGCCCCGACGGCGTACGAGAGCATGCCGGACTGGTTCGTCCCGGTCGCCCGCGGTGTGGACATGCTCCAGATGTTCATCGGGGTGATCGGCGGGCTCACGCTGTTCGCGCTGCGCAGAGGCCTGCGCAGGATCAGGCGGCCCCGGCTCGTCACCCGGTCCCTGGCCCTGTTCGTCTGGGCCATGCTGCCGGTCATGCTCGTATCGTGCGGGGCGCTGATGTACGGCTCGCGGGGTTCGGCCGACTTCAGCGGCTATCCGCCGGGGGTGGGCGCGTCGCTGGTGAGCTACGCGATCTGGCTCCTGCAGTTGTACGGGGCCTTCCACTGCCTGAGGGTCACCCGGCGCGAGCCCGCCCCCGCGACCGCCTGA
- a CDS encoding class II 3-deoxy-7-phosphoheptulonate synthase — MSINLDSWRQLPAAQQPEWPDRGELDKVVTELKGLPPLVFAGECDNLKADLAAVTRGEAFVLQGGDCAETFGGATADDVRNKLKTLLQMAIVLTYAAKVPVVKIGRMAGQFAKPRSKNSEIRDGVELPAYRGDMVNGFDFTPESRVPDPWRLLRAYHSSAVTLNLVRAFTKGGYADLRQVHAWNQDFVIESPAGKRYEQLAREIDQALAFMRACGAEPEEFHTVEFYSSHEALILDYDRALTRIDSRTGRPYDVSAHMVWIGERTRQLDGAHVEFFASIRNPIGVKLGPTTSAEDALALIEKLNPDNEAGRLTFITRMGASKIREHLPELVEKVTASGAQVAWICDPMHGNTFEAPSGHKTRRLDDVLNEVAGFFEVHRALGTHPGGVHIEFTGDDVTECVGGGAEIVEDDLARRYETACDPRLNRGQSLDLAFRVAELYRSV, encoded by the coding sequence GTGAGCATCAACCTCGATTCCTGGCGGCAGCTGCCTGCGGCGCAGCAGCCCGAGTGGCCTGACCGCGGCGAGCTGGACAAGGTCGTCACCGAGCTGAAAGGCCTTCCGCCCCTCGTCTTCGCGGGCGAGTGCGACAACCTCAAGGCCGACCTCGCGGCGGTGACGCGGGGCGAGGCCTTCGTCCTCCAGGGCGGAGACTGCGCCGAGACCTTCGGCGGCGCCACCGCCGACGATGTGCGCAACAAGCTCAAGACGCTGCTCCAGATGGCCATCGTGCTGACCTACGCGGCGAAGGTCCCCGTGGTGAAGATCGGCCGGATGGCCGGGCAGTTCGCCAAGCCGCGCTCGAAGAACTCCGAGATCCGTGACGGCGTCGAGCTGCCCGCCTACCGGGGCGACATGGTCAACGGCTTCGACTTCACCCCCGAGTCCCGCGTCCCCGACCCGTGGCGGCTGCTGCGGGCCTACCACTCCTCGGCGGTGACGCTCAACCTGGTCCGTGCCTTCACCAAGGGCGGCTACGCCGACCTGCGCCAGGTGCACGCCTGGAATCAGGACTTCGTGATCGAGTCCCCGGCCGGCAAGCGCTACGAGCAGCTCGCTCGCGAGATCGACCAGGCGCTGGCCTTCATGCGCGCCTGCGGGGCGGAGCCCGAGGAGTTCCACACCGTCGAGTTCTACTCCTCGCACGAGGCGCTGATCCTCGACTACGACCGGGCACTCACCCGGATCGACTCGCGGACCGGCCGCCCGTACGACGTCTCGGCGCACATGGTCTGGATCGGCGAGCGCACCCGCCAGCTCGACGGTGCCCACGTGGAGTTCTTCGCCAGCATCCGCAACCCGATCGGCGTCAAGCTCGGCCCGACGACCAGCGCCGAGGACGCCCTCGCGCTGATCGAGAAGCTCAACCCGGACAACGAGGCCGGACGTCTGACCTTCATCACCCGGATGGGCGCGTCGAAGATCCGCGAGCACCTCCCCGAGCTGGTGGAGAAGGTGACCGCGAGCGGCGCCCAGGTGGCGTGGATCTGCGACCCCATGCACGGCAACACCTTCGAGGCGCCCAGCGGCCACAAGACCCGCCGTCTGGACGACGTCCTGAACGAGGTGGCGGGCTTCTTCGAGGTGCACCGCGCGCTCGGCACCCACCCGGGCGGCGTCCACATCGAGTTCACCGGCGACGACGTCACCGAGTGCGTGGGCGGCGGCGCCGAGATCGTCGAGGACGACCTGGCCAGGCGCTACGAGACGGCCTGCGACCCGCGCCTCAACCGCGGCCAGTCGCTCGACCTGGCCTTCCGGGTGGCCGAGCTCTACCGCTCGGTCTGA
- the trxA gene encoding thioredoxin has protein sequence MATIEVTEKNFNDIADEGIVLLDFWAAWCGPCRTFGPIFEKSSAKHTDIKFGKIDTEAEQALAQGFEITSIPTIMAIRDGIVVFAQPGALPEPALEDLIGQVRALDMEAIRAELANELGAQKG, from the coding sequence GTGGCCACCATCGAGGTAACCGAGAAGAACTTCAACGACATCGCCGACGAGGGGATCGTCCTGCTGGACTTCTGGGCGGCCTGGTGCGGACCGTGCCGCACCTTCGGACCGATTTTCGAGAAGTCGTCGGCGAAGCACACCGACATCAAGTTCGGCAAGATCGACACCGAGGCCGAGCAGGCGCTCGCACAGGGATTCGAGATCACCTCGATTCCGACGATCATGGCCATCCGTGACGGCATCGTCGTCTTCGCCCAGCCGGGCGCGCTGCCCGAGCCCGCCCTTGAGGACCTCATCGGTCAGGTCCGCGCCCTCGACATGGAGGCGATCCGCGCCGAGCTCGCCAACGAGCTGGGCGCCCAGAAGGGCTGA
- a CDS encoding cytochrome ubiquinol oxidase subunit I yields the protein MDVLDLARTQFAVTGSLHFLFVVLTLGLAPLIAIMHTRYAVTGKPVHERVTRFWGQIYVINYALGILTGLVMEFQFGMNWSGLSHYAGDIFGAPLAIETLGAFFLESTFLGLWIFGWHRLPKWLHVACIWVVTLTAYASAFWIMVANSFLQNPAGAVERDGHLVLTDFGALLTNPTLIMALPHVLGAGLWTGGFVVMGASAYQLFRRTAEREFFTSSLRTGVITSLVGSLITVGFGHAQFFVVETVQPGKFDGGGLATLSLGFMIMIGELLNLLIVLMLAPTVYWLPRWRRLHPVLMAITPLPFVAAILGWLARESGRQPWLINGKLTVADAMSPGLTSGMVTVSLIAFGGVLALLAVIDYVLIARTVRRGPAAVTLGADAPADPTERAHALSH from the coding sequence GTGGACGTGCTCGACCTGGCCCGGACACAGTTCGCCGTGACAGGGAGCCTCCACTTCCTGTTCGTCGTGCTGACCCTGGGCCTGGCCCCCCTGATCGCGATCATGCACACCCGCTACGCCGTCACCGGCAAGCCGGTCCACGAACGGGTGACCCGCTTCTGGGGCCAGATCTACGTGATCAACTACGCGCTCGGCATCCTCACCGGGCTGGTGATGGAGTTCCAGTTCGGTATGAACTGGAGCGGCCTCTCGCACTACGCCGGGGACATCTTCGGCGCGCCGCTCGCGATCGAGACACTCGGCGCGTTCTTCCTGGAGTCCACCTTCCTGGGCCTGTGGATCTTCGGCTGGCACCGGCTGCCCAAGTGGCTCCACGTGGCGTGCATCTGGGTGGTGACGCTGACCGCCTACGCCTCCGCCTTCTGGATCATGGTGGCCAACTCGTTCCTGCAGAACCCGGCCGGAGCCGTGGAGCGGGACGGCCACCTGGTCCTGACCGACTTCGGCGCGCTGCTCACCAACCCGACGCTGATCATGGCACTGCCGCACGTACTCGGCGCGGGCCTGTGGACCGGCGGTTTCGTGGTGATGGGGGCCAGCGCGTACCAGCTGTTCCGGCGCACCGCCGAGCGGGAGTTCTTCACGAGCTCACTCCGCACGGGAGTGATCACCTCGCTGGTCGGCTCGCTGATCACGGTCGGCTTCGGCCACGCCCAGTTCTTCGTGGTCGAGACGGTCCAGCCGGGCAAGTTCGACGGCGGGGGCCTGGCCACGCTGTCACTCGGCTTCATGATCATGATCGGCGAGCTGCTCAACCTCCTCATCGTGCTCATGCTGGCGCCGACCGTGTACTGGCTGCCGCGCTGGCGCCGGCTACACCCCGTGCTGATGGCGATCACCCCACTGCCGTTCGTGGCGGCGATTCTCGGCTGGCTGGCCAGGGAGTCCGGCCGGCAACCCTGGTTGATCAACGGAAAGCTGACCGTCGCCGACGCCATGTCCCCCGGGCTCACCTCCGGAATGGTCACCGTCTCGCTCATCGCCTTCGGCGGCGTGCTCGCCCTGCTCGCGGTGATCGACTACGTGCTGATCGCCCGCACCGTGCGGCGCGGTCCCGCCGCCGTCACCCTCGGCGCGGACGCGCCGGCCGACCCCACCGAGCGCGCGCACGCGCTCAGCCACTAG